A single Fusobacterium sp. JB019 DNA region contains:
- a CDS encoding MBL fold metallo-hydrolase has protein sequence MKLKVLVDNNTYIDEYYYGEPGVSYYIEDEGEKILFDVGYSGLYIKNAKKMGIDLNEIQKIVLSHAHDDHTGGLKYYFDNYKNKPEIIGCFGIFNEKKYNDLKISCPMEEVEILEKTKVIYSNTPKKITKNIIFLGEIPRKNNFENKIPLGKIKIEGRYMDDYNLDDSALVYKSKKGIYIITGCSHSGICNIIEYAKNIYKDNRVLGIIGGFHLFDIDNQLDETIKYLKKNKINENLYPCHCVSLKVKLELGKYFKINEVGVGLELEW, from the coding sequence ATGAAATTAAAAGTTTTAGTAGATAATAATACCTATATTGATGAATATTATTACGGAGAACCTGGAGTTTCTTATTATATTGAAGATGAGGGAGAAAAGATATTATTCGATGTAGGATATTCAGGTTTGTATATAAAAAATGCAAAAAAAATGGGGATAGATTTAAATGAAATTCAAAAAATAGTATTATCTCATGCTCATGATGATCATACTGGAGGATTAAAATATTATTTTGATAATTATAAAAATAAACCAGAAATTATAGGATGTTTTGGAATTTTTAATGAAAAAAAATATAATGACTTAAAAATAAGTTGTCCCATGGAAGAAGTAGAAATATTAGAAAAAACAAAAGTAATTTATAGTAATACTCCTAAGAAAATAACTAAAAATATTATATTTTTAGGAGAAATTCCTAGAAAAAATAATTTTGAAAATAAAATTCCTTTAGGTAAGATAAAAATAGAAGGAAGATATATGGATGATTATAATTTAGATGATAGTGCTTTAGTTTATAAGAGTAAAAAAGGGATTTATATTATAACTGGATGCTCTCATAGTGGTATATGTAATATTATAGAATATGCAAAAAATATTTATAAAGATAATAGAGTTTTGGGGATTATTGGTGGATTTCATTTATTTGATATAGATAATCAATTAGATGAGACTATAAAATATTTAAAAAAGAATAAAATAAATGAAAATTTATATCCTTGTCATTGTGTTTCTCTTAAAGTGAAGCTAGAATTAGGAAAATATTTTAAGATAAATGAAGTTGGTGTAGGTTTAGAATTAGAATGGTAA
- a CDS encoding MalY/PatB family protein — protein sequence MKYNFDEIVDRNQNRSAKYDERIKKFGTNDVIPLWIADMDFKTAPPIINAMISKAEEGIWGYTSRPDSYFQSICDWQLRRNNRKLDKNLLSWSLGVVPALSSIVNLFSCKEDNILIQTPVYSEFYDVGESWNRKVLENKLIEKNGNWSIDFEDFEKKAKISKIFILCNPHNPLGIVWTKEELTKLTDICIKHSVLIVSDEIHSDLIFHNKKFIPTASLSEEVNQNTITCISATKTFNLAGLQASTTVFPNLEMKNQFDKFWLKLEIHRNNSFSSNAMEVAFNEGEEWLEELLHYISDNFDFIKEYCNKYIPKIKPNIPDATYLVWLDCRDLNLSNEKLHNFMIKEAKLGLNDGYTFSRSLSGYMRLNAACPRKTLEKALSQLKAAVDNLNK from the coding sequence ATGAAATATAATTTTGATGAAATAGTTGATCGTAATCAAAATAGATCTGCTAAATATGATGAAAGAATTAAAAAATTTGGGACTAATGATGTTATTCCTTTATGGATAGCTGATATGGATTTTAAAACTGCTCCGCCTATTATAAATGCTATGATTTCTAAAGCTGAGGAAGGAATTTGGGGTTATACTTCTAGACCTGATTCTTATTTTCAATCTATTTGTGACTGGCAATTAAGAAGAAATAACCGTAAATTAGATAAAAATTTACTGAGTTGGAGTTTAGGAGTTGTTCCTGCTCTCTCTTCAATAGTTAATCTCTTTTCTTGTAAAGAGGACAATATACTAATTCAAACTCCTGTTTATTCTGAATTTTATGATGTAGGAGAATCTTGGAATAGAAAGGTTCTTGAAAATAAATTAATTGAAAAAAATGGCAATTGGTCAATAGATTTTGAAGACTTTGAAAAAAAAGCTAAAATTTCTAAAATTTTTATTTTATGCAACCCTCACAATCCTTTAGGTATTGTTTGGACAAAAGAAGAATTAACTAAGCTTACTGACATTTGTATTAAACATTCTGTTTTAATTGTATCAGATGAAATTCATTCTGATTTGATTTTTCACAATAAAAAATTTATACCTACTGCATCTCTATCAGAGGAAGTTAATCAAAATACTATAACTTGTATTTCAGCTACTAAAACTTTTAATTTAGCTGGACTTCAAGCTTCTACAACTGTATTTCCTAATTTAGAAATGAAAAATCAATTTGATAAGTTTTGGTTAAAATTAGAAATTCATAGAAACAATTCATTTAGCTCAAATGCTATGGAAGTTGCTTTTAATGAAGGAGAAGAATGGTTAGAAGAATTACTTCATTATATCTCTGATAATTTTGATTTTATAAAAGAATACTGCAACAAATATATTCCTAAAATAAAACCAAATATACCTGATGCTACTTATTTGGTATGGTTAGATTGTCGTGATTTAAATTTATCAAATGAAAAACTACATAACTTTATGATTAAAGAAGCTAAACTTGGTTTAAATGATGGATACACTTTCAGCAGAAGTCTTTCAGGATATATGCGTTTAAACGCTGCCTGTCCTAGAAAAACATTAGAGAAAGCTCTTTCTCAATTAAAAGCAGCTGTTGATAATTTAAATAAATAA
- a CDS encoding amino acid ABC transporter ATP-binding protein translates to MKVKLINLNKNFGKNKEVFSNINFDKNINSLAIIGPSGGGKSTLLKIIGGLLSPSSGKMYIDDKHISFNEDSLNSYRKKIGFVFQHSGLFKHMTAIDNIKIPLIHVHNYSEEDAEKRALELLKRFGLENDAYKKPNELSGGQKQRISIARAVAPKPEFLLFDEPTSALDPEYTVEVLDIINELKKDNIDFIIVTHEMGFARHACNNVAFLADGKLLEFGESEEVFRNPKNNKLKKFLSKLLEWNI, encoded by the coding sequence ATGAAAGTTAAACTTATCAATTTAAATAAAAATTTTGGAAAAAATAAAGAAGTTTTTTCTAATATAAATTTTGATAAAAATATAAATTCTCTTGCTATTATAGGTCCTTCTGGAGGAGGTAAATCAACTCTATTAAAAATAATAGGAGGACTTTTATCTCCCTCTTCAGGAAAAATGTATATAGATGATAAACATATTTCTTTTAATGAGGATTCATTAAATTCTTATCGGAAAAAAATAGGCTTTGTTTTTCAACATAGTGGATTATTTAAACATATGACTGCTATTGATAATATTAAAATTCCTCTTATCCACGTACATAATTATTCTGAAGAAGATGCTGAAAAAAGAGCTTTAGAATTACTTAAAAGATTTGGACTTGAAAATGATGCCTATAAAAAACCTAATGAATTATCTGGAGGACAAAAACAAAGAATTTCAATAGCTCGAGCTGTAGCTCCAAAACCTGAATTTCTTTTATTTGACGAGCCTACATCTGCTTTAGATCCTGAATATACTGTTGAAGTTCTCGATATTATCAACGAATTAAAAAAAGATAATATTGATTTTATTATTGTTACTCATGAAATGGGATTTGCTAGACATGCTTGTAATAATGTTGCTTTTCTAGCTGATGGAAAACTCCTAGAATTTGGAGAAAGTGAAGAAGTCTTTAGAAATCCAAAAAATAACAAACTAAAAAAATTTCTAAGTAAACTTTTAGAATGGAATATTTAA
- a CDS encoding sigma 54-interacting transcriptional regulator, whose protein sequence is MKTISVIALDSRASKFYAKQIKKLFGDYVNVYNYNVLEMTVVNMIRSDLYVITPDAFNNRNEIPNYIPLEAEISQLYVTFTWESIRTLQQIPSGTTAYFVNLTEKMVREATTTLNQLGINHINFIPFYPGSIPNKEITIAITPDEERYVPKHIKNIINLGQRSCTSNTMIEIALKLGLEHLLEHDNFKSYFSKIAASTFNFDLMITKTRKLESRFNILTEILDVGIIGINEKLEIFSANKNSEIITGLPKKFLLGKRCSELLPNIPFSECIKTKKKLEAKVIKINKENINIDIIPVIREEECIGAFAILQKFNDAENRQNKLRTQLIKTGYQAKYTFQDIIGESESITKIKKMLMKMSKKELPILLIGETGTGKELFAHAIHNASNRKDGPFLAINCAAMPDNLLESELFGYEEGAFTGAKKGGKIGLFEFAHNGTLFLDEVECMSTSLQVKLLRVLQEHEIMKIGGNKIININVRIIAATNEPLENKIKSGTFRKDLYYRLNTLPVLIPPLRDRDNDIFLLIENFKKKINARFIFSEEVKFILKNYSWEGNIRELYNWIEYFNFTENSLIKQEDLPPTYNFNQTLNKKSKKFISTNENFKNIYEIFKNKNIIKEEYMAVLTLLHVAFKNNENYGRETILHNLKTNNINLSQKELRTILSILSDFQLIKISKGRGGSKITKNGINYLENL, encoded by the coding sequence ATGAAAACTATATCTGTTATCGCTTTAGATTCTAGAGCTAGTAAATTTTATGCTAAACAAATTAAAAAATTATTTGGAGACTATGTTAACGTTTATAACTATAACGTTCTTGAAATGACTGTAGTTAATATGATTCGCTCAGATTTATATGTTATTACACCTGATGCTTTTAATAATAGAAATGAAATCCCTAACTATATTCCTTTAGAAGCTGAAATTAGCCAGCTTTATGTTACTTTCACTTGGGAATCAATTAGAACTCTTCAACAAATTCCTTCTGGAACAACTGCCTATTTTGTAAATTTAACTGAAAAAATGGTCAGAGAAGCTACAACAACTTTAAATCAACTGGGAATAAATCACATTAACTTTATTCCATTTTATCCTGGATCCATTCCCAATAAAGAAATAACTATAGCCATTACACCTGATGAAGAAAGATATGTTCCAAAACACATAAAAAATATAATTAACCTAGGGCAACGTTCTTGTACTTCTAATACTATGATTGAAATTGCTTTAAAGCTTGGACTTGAACACTTACTTGAACATGATAATTTTAAAAGTTATTTTTCAAAAATTGCTGCAAGTACTTTTAATTTTGATTTAATGATTACAAAAACTAGAAAACTTGAAAGTCGTTTTAATATACTTACAGAAATATTAGATGTAGGTATCATTGGAATAAACGAAAAATTGGAAATTTTTTCTGCAAATAAAAATTCTGAAATTATTACAGGTCTACCAAAAAAATTTCTTCTAGGAAAAAGATGTAGTGAACTTTTACCAAATATCCCATTTTCAGAATGTATTAAAACTAAAAAAAAGTTAGAAGCTAAAGTCATTAAAATAAACAAAGAAAATATAAACATAGATATTATTCCTGTAATAAGAGAAGAAGAATGTATTGGAGCTTTTGCAATATTACAAAAATTTAATGATGCTGAAAATCGTCAAAATAAATTAAGAACTCAATTAATAAAAACTGGATATCAAGCTAAATATACATTCCAAGATATTATTGGAGAATCTGAAAGCATAACAAAAATAAAAAAAATGTTAATGAAAATGTCTAAAAAAGAACTTCCTATTCTTTTAATAGGAGAAACCGGAACTGGAAAAGAATTATTTGCACATGCCATTCATAATGCTTCAAATAGAAAAGATGGACCTTTCTTAGCTATTAATTGTGCTGCCATGCCTGACAATTTACTAGAAAGTGAACTTTTTGGATATGAAGAAGGAGCCTTTACTGGAGCAAAAAAAGGTGGAAAGATTGGATTATTTGAATTTGCACATAATGGAACCTTATTTTTAGATGAAGTGGAATGTATGAGCACTTCTCTTCAAGTAAAGCTATTAAGAGTCTTACAAGAACATGAAATTATGAAAATTGGTGGAAATAAGATTATAAATATAAATGTTAGAATTATTGCTGCCACAAATGAACCTCTTGAAAATAAAATTAAATCAGGGACTTTCAGAAAAGATTTATATTATAGACTTAATACTCTTCCTGTTCTTATACCTCCTCTTAGAGATAGGGATAATGATATATTTTTATTAATTGAAAATTTCAAGAAAAAAATAAATGCCCGTTTTATTTTTTCTGAAGAAGTTAAATTTATTTTAAAAAATTATTCTTGGGAAGGAAATATCCGAGAATTATATAATTGGATTGAATATTTTAATTTCACAGAAAATTCTTTAATAAAACAAGAAGATTTACCACCAACATATAATTTTAACCAAACTTTAAATAAAAAATCAAAAAAATTTATATCTACTAATGAAAATTTTAAAAATATTTATGAGATTTTTAAAAACAAAAATATTATTAAAGAAGAATATATGGCTGTTCTTACTCTGCTACATGTAGCCTTTAAAAACAATGAAAATTATGGGAGAGAAACTATTTTACATAATTTAAAAACAAATAATATTAATTTATCTCAAAAAGAACTAAGAACAATATTGTCTATTCTATCTGATTTTCAATTAATTAAAATTAGTAAAGGAAGAGGTGGAAGTAAAATAACTAAAAATGGAATAAACTATCTTGAAAATTTATAA
- a CDS encoding transporter substrate-binding domain-containing protein, whose translation MRKKIVYLTILTILILGLVGCNNNKGKDKPLVIAMELAYPPFEMKDTNGNPAGISVDFARDFGKYIHKKIKIENIAWEGLIPSVQTGKSDLVISSMSITEERKKIVDFSIPYSNSLQGILTNKKSNIKNFKDLDKKGNTIAVKTGSTGFIFAMKNVKNAKIIALADESACVTEVVQGKADGFFYDQLTIYRNWKKNKKTTTAVFIPYQDVDVWGVAAKKGNTDLINKLNTFIDKYQKEGGFDKLSNKYLSEEKKDFDTLGFKWFFDLKN comes from the coding sequence ATGAGAAAAAAAATAGTTTATTTAACAATACTTACAATCTTAATCTTAGGTTTAGTAGGATGTAATAATAATAAAGGCAAAGATAAACCTTTAGTTATAGCTATGGAATTAGCTTATCCTCCATTTGAGATGAAAGATACTAATGGAAATCCTGCTGGTATCAGTGTGGATTTTGCTAGAGACTTTGGAAAATATATTCATAAAAAAATAAAAATAGAAAATATTGCTTGGGAAGGACTTATTCCTTCTGTACAAACTGGAAAATCAGACTTAGTAATTTCTTCTATGTCTATTACTGAAGAAAGAAAAAAAATAGTAGATTTCTCCATCCCTTATTCTAATTCTCTTCAGGGTATTTTAACAAATAAAAAATCCAATATTAAAAATTTTAAAGATCTAGATAAAAAAGGAAATACTATTGCTGTTAAAACAGGCTCTACTGGTTTCATTTTTGCCATGAAAAATGTTAAAAATGCTAAAATTATTGCCCTTGCTGATGAAAGTGCTTGTGTTACTGAAGTAGTACAAGGAAAAGCTGATGGATTTTTCTATGATCAATTAACTATTTATCGCAACTGGAAAAAAAATAAAAAAACTACTACAGCTGTTTTTATCCCTTATCAAGATGTTGATGTCTGGGGAGTTGCCGCTAAAAAAGGAAATACTGACCTAATTAATAAACTTAATACATTTATTGATAAATATCAAAAAGAAGGAGGATTTGACAAACTAAGTAACAAATATTTATCTGAAGAAAAAAAAGACTTTGATACCCTTGGATTCAAATGGTTCTTTGACTTAAAAAATTAA
- a CDS encoding L-serine ammonia-lyase, iron-sulfur-dependent, subunit alpha, translating to MKTLIDLIKKDMKPAFGVTEPGAIALAVSTARKYSNEDILEIKVTLNSGIYKNGFTCGIPNSNQVGNSFAAALGAVAGNPEKGLESLIDVKEKDNNLALKLISENKIKIILGEITSEIYIEVIFTTKNDIIKVLIQGSHENIVEISKNNKIILKKETKNYSKNNKENFINIHDYSLKEIINYIDNINIKELFFIEDAYKVNLELFNEGFENKRTTFSRNLFKLNYNKIISEDVNKTANLLCGGAIEARVIGLNKAAMSITGSGAHGIIATMPLYAEHLVNKASKEKLLRGTILSYLICTYIKEYSGKLSAFCGCAIAAGTGMACAITYMRNGSYNEIVGTLNNMASSITGMICDGGNQGCTMKGIVATDAAFRSVELAMNNSFIYNIHGICDDKPENTMKNMGLIASPGMIETEKTIVEIFNNKNK from the coding sequence ATGAAAACTTTAATAGATTTAATAAAAAAAGATATGAAACCTGCTTTTGGAGTAACTGAACCAGGAGCTATTGCACTTGCTGTTTCAACTGCTAGAAAATATTCCAATGAAGATATCTTAGAGATAAAAGTAACTCTTAACTCTGGAATTTATAAAAATGGTTTTACTTGTGGAATACCTAATTCTAATCAAGTAGGTAATTCCTTTGCTGCTGCTCTTGGAGCTGTTGCTGGTAATCCCGAAAAAGGATTAGAATCTTTAATCGATGTTAAAGAAAAAGATAACAATTTAGCTTTAAAATTAATTTCTGAAAATAAAATTAAAATTATTTTAGGAGAAATAACTTCTGAAATATATATAGAAGTTATTTTTACAACTAAAAATGATATTATTAAAGTTTTAATTCAAGGTTCACATGAAAATATAGTAGAAATTTCTAAAAATAATAAAATTATTTTAAAAAAAGAAACTAAAAATTATTCAAAAAACAACAAAGAAAATTTCATTAATATTCATGATTATTCTCTAAAAGAAATAATTAATTATATAGATAATATCAATATCAAAGAATTATTTTTTATTGAAGATGCTTATAAAGTTAATTTAGAATTATTTAATGAAGGATTTGAAAATAAACGTACTACTTTTTCTAGAAATCTATTTAAACTTAATTATAATAAAATAATTTCAGAAGACGTTAATAAAACAGCTAATTTATTATGTGGAGGAGCTATCGAAGCAAGAGTTATAGGCCTTAATAAAGCAGCTATGAGTATAACTGGCTCAGGAGCTCATGGAATCATTGCTACAATGCCTTTATATGCAGAACACCTTGTAAATAAAGCTTCTAAAGAAAAATTATTAAGAGGAACTATTTTAAGTTATCTAATATGTACATATATTAAAGAATATTCTGGCAAACTTTCTGCTTTTTGTGGTTGTGCAATTGCTGCCGGAACAGGTATGGCCTGTGCTATAACTTATATGAGAAATGGAAGCTATAATGAAATTGTTGGCACTTTGAATAATATGGCCTCTAGTATTACTGGTATGATTTGTGATGGGGGAAATCAAGGATGTACAATGAAAGGAATTGTCGCAACTGATGCTGCCTTTAGATCTGTTGAACTTGCTATGAATAATTCTTTTATCTATAATATTCACGGTATATGTGATGACAAACCAGAAAACACAATGAAAAATATGGGCCTTATTGCTTCCCCTGGAATGATTGAGACAGAAAAAACTATCGTTGAAATTTTCAACAATAAAAATAAGTAG
- a CDS encoding diguanylate cyclase, producing MLKNKKIKIFAIFIITFFSLALILFHFTKKEMIQKKEKYKYIAINHSNIITGYLNTVMARIYTVKALAINEKGEIINFNKIANAITEEAHISSGVNIRNIAIAPKGIVSNIYPLKNNEKFLGFNFLDSTKPGNSYAIESYKTNKFLITEPFNFIQGGQGIGGRLPIYNNSDFWGIITLTLDLDNVLKIIGLNIFNENNISYELSYLSQDKSYKIIAASDKKVISPVSFNFNLHNLKWNIKLSPENGWVNYYEIIFDLLFALIFAGFLSLIFLNKEKITDINKYLEKISIIDPLTGVFSRQYITKFIVKGETEKWINPSQKYSMAIIDIDLFKEINDNYGHDFGDIVLTAVAIEFKKFTDKDDCIIRFGGDEFIILFSSIDKIKFKKILNNLKNHINSLNFEKKEVKISISIGGTSYEEANNLSFKELFKLTDAKLYKAKKEGRNKVII from the coding sequence ATGTTAAAAAACAAAAAAATTAAAATTTTTGCTATTTTTATAATAACCTTTTTTTCATTAGCTTTAATTTTGTTCCATTTCACAAAAAAAGAAATGATTCAAAAAAAAGAAAAATATAAATATATTGCTATCAATCATTCAAATATAATTACTGGATATCTTAATACTGTTATGGCTAGAATTTATACTGTAAAAGCTTTGGCTATAAATGAAAAAGGTGAAATTATAAACTTTAATAAAATTGCTAATGCTATAACAGAAGAAGCTCATATTTCTAGCGGTGTAAATATAAGAAATATTGCCATAGCACCAAAAGGAATAGTTTCTAATATTTATCCTTTAAAAAACAATGAAAAATTTTTAGGCTTTAATTTCTTAGATTCAACTAAGCCTGGAAATTCATATGCTATAGAATCTTATAAAACAAATAAATTTTTAATTACAGAACCTTTTAATTTTATTCAAGGAGGACAAGGAATTGGAGGAAGACTTCCAATTTATAATAATTCAGATTTTTGGGGAATAATAACTCTTACTCTAGATTTAGATAATGTCTTAAAAATTATTGGTCTTAATATTTTTAATGAAAATAACATTTCCTACGAACTCTCTTATCTTAGTCAAGATAAATCTTATAAAATTATTGCTGCTTCTGACAAAAAAGTGATAAGTCCTGTTTCTTTTAACTTTAATCTACACAATTTAAAATGGAATATTAAACTTTCTCCTGAAAATGGATGGGTAAATTATTATGAAATTATTTTTGATTTATTATTTGCTTTAATATTTGCTGGCTTTTTATCTCTTATTTTTTTAAACAAAGAGAAAATAACAGATATTAATAAATATCTAGAAAAAATATCTATTATTGATCCCTTAACTGGAGTTTTTTCTAGACAATATATAACAAAGTTTATAGTAAAAGGTGAGACTGAAAAATGGATTAACCCTTCTCAAAAATATTCTATGGCTATTATTGACATTGATTTATTTAAAGAAATAAATGATAACTATGGTCATGATTTTGGAGATATTGTTTTAACTGCTGTTGCTATTGAATTTAAAAAATTTACTGATAAGGATGATTGTATTATTAGATTTGGAGGAGATGAGTTTATTATTTTATTTTCTTCTATTGATAAAATAAAATTTAAAAAGATACTTAATAATTTAAAAAATCATATCAATTCTCTAAATTTCGAAAAAAAAGAAGTTAAAATTTCTATAAGTATAGGAGGCACTTCATATGAAGAAGCTAATAACTTAAGCTTTAAAGAATTATTTAAACTAACAGATGCTAAACTTTATAAAGCAAAAAAAGAAGGACGTAATAAAGTAATTATATAA
- a CDS encoding dicarboxylate/amino acid:cation symporter, with product MSKKSRWENYKFPIILLAGIFSGALLGVILGEKATILSPLGDIFLNLMFTIVVPMVFVSISSSVGNMLNMKRLGKILSSLILVFVGTGAIAGILVLAVVNIFPPAVGTSISFAQTTLKETASVGDMIVGALTVNDFSGLMSRNNMLPIIVFSILTGFCVSACGGQESPVGKLLNNLNDVIMKIVGIIMLYAPIGLGAYFAALVGKFGPKLLGDYGHTMLVYYPMCLFYFFTAFPLYAFFAGGKEGVRRMFNNILNPAVTAFATQSSVATLPINLEACDKMGVPKDIREIVLPMGATMHMDGSVLSSIIKISFLFGIFNQPFTGIGTYMMAMLVSILSAFVLSGAPGGGLVGEMLIVSLFGFPPEAFPLIATIGFLVDPAATCLNASGDAVASMMVTRIVEGKEWINNKL from the coding sequence ATGAGTAAAAAATCACGTTGGGAAAATTATAAATTTCCTATAATTTTATTAGCTGGTATATTTTCTGGAGCTCTACTTGGAGTCATATTAGGAGAAAAGGCTACAATCTTGTCTCCATTAGGGGATATATTTCTAAATCTTATGTTTACAATTGTTGTACCTATGGTTTTTGTTTCTATTTCAAGTTCTGTAGGAAATATGTTAAATATGAAAAGACTTGGTAAAATTTTAAGTAGTCTAATTTTAGTTTTTGTTGGCACAGGAGCTATTGCAGGAATTTTAGTTTTAGCTGTCGTTAATATTTTCCCTCCTGCTGTTGGAACTAGTATCTCTTTTGCGCAAACAACTTTAAAAGAAACTGCAAGTGTTGGAGATATGATTGTAGGAGCTTTAACTGTTAATGATTTTTCTGGACTTATGAGTCGAAATAATATGTTACCTATAATTGTTTTTTCTATTTTAACTGGTTTCTGTGTTAGTGCTTGTGGTGGCCAAGAAAGTCCAGTTGGAAAGCTTTTAAATAATCTTAACGATGTTATAATGAAAATCGTTGGAATTATTATGCTTTATGCACCTATTGGACTTGGAGCTTATTTTGCAGCTTTAGTTGGGAAATTTGGTCCTAAATTATTAGGGGATTATGGACATACTATGCTTGTTTACTATCCTATGTGTTTATTTTATTTCTTCACTGCTTTTCCTCTTTATGCTTTCTTTGCAGGCGGGAAAGAAGGAGTTAGAAGAATGTTTAACAATATATTAAATCCTGCTGTTACAGCTTTCGCTACACAAAGTTCTGTGGCAACTCTACCCATCAATTTAGAAGCTTGTGATAAAATGGGTGTTCCTAAAGATATTAGAGAAATAGTTTTACCTATGGGAGCAACTATGCATATGGATGGATCTGTTCTTTCTTCTATAATAAAGATAAGTTTCTTATTTGGAATATTCAATCAACCTTTTACAGGAATAGGAACATATATGATGGCTATGCTTGTTTCTATACTTAGTGCTTTTGTTTTATCCGGAGCTCCTGGAGGAGGATTAGTAGGAGAAATGCTTATAGTTAGTTTATTTGGTTTCCCACCTGAAGCTTTCCCTCTAATTGCAACAATAGGTTTTTTAGTTGACCCTGCTGCAACTTGTCTAAATGCAAGTGGAGACGCTGTAGCTTCAATGATGGTAACTAGAATAGTAGAAGGCAAAGAATGGATAAATAATAAACTTTAA
- a CDS encoding amino acid ABC transporter permease yields the protein MNIKNIFITENKNNLSFGKILFNLILLTTFLILIFWISLAKINVSFNFFFIRDFKIRILKGFLMTFYLSISSLIVSLIIGIVTAICNNSKILFIRYLAIAYVKFIRGTPLIMQIYLFFYIIGTAWGIDNRFFSGILILSIFEGAYISEIIRGSFISIDSSQLEIAKAVGFTKNQTLKFVILPQLIARTLPALTGQFSSIIKDSSLLSMIAVIELTQTMREISSINFKLFECYIFLGLLYLILTLPITYISEILERKFNYES from the coding sequence ATGAACATAAAAAATATATTTATTACTGAAAATAAAAATAATTTATCCTTTGGTAAAATTTTATTTAACTTAATTTTATTAACTACTTTTTTAATACTAATATTTTGGATATCATTAGCTAAGATTAATGTTTCTTTTAATTTCTTTTTTATTCGTGATTTTAAAATACGTATTTTAAAAGGGTTTTTAATGACTTTTTACTTAAGTATTAGTAGCCTTATTGTTAGTCTTATTATAGGAATTGTTACCGCTATTTGTAACAATTCTAAAATATTATTTATTAGATACCTTGCTATTGCATACGTTAAATTTATAAGAGGTACTCCCCTTATCATGCAAATTTATTTATTCTTTTATATTATAGGAACTGCTTGGGGAATAGATAATAGATTTTTTTCAGGAATTCTAATACTTTCTATATTTGAAGGAGCATACATTAGTGAAATTATAAGAGGTAGTTTTATTTCAATTGATAGTTCTCAATTAGAAATTGCTAAAGCTGTGGGTTTCACAAAAAACCAGACTTTGAAATTTGTTATTCTTCCACAATTAATAGCCAGAACTCTACCTGCTTTAACTGGTCAATTTTCATCAATTATAAAAGATTCTTCATTACTTTCTATGATTGCTGTTATTGAACTTACTCAAACAATGAGAGAAATTAGCTCTATTAATTTTAAATTATTTGAATGTTACATATTTTTAGGATTACTTTATTTAATTTTAACATTACCTATTACATATATAAGTGAAATACTTGAAAGGAAATTTAATTATGAAAGTTAA
- a CDS encoding YchJ family metal-binding protein codes for MENPKTALELMKSRYEAYKVSDIEYVKKTWDKKESKKINWEEVKIWNNSVQWLELKILRVERGEKLDKDGIVEFQAKYTEKETGEEKIHHEVSYFLKKGRKWYYKGYLQE; via the coding sequence ATGGAAAATCCAAAAACAGCGTTAGAATTAATGAAATCAAGATATGAAGCGTATAAAGTTAGTGATATAGAATATGTAAAAAAAACTTGGGATAAAAAAGAAAGCAAAAAAATAAATTGGGAAGAAGTAAAAATATGGAATAATTCAGTTCAATGGCTAGAATTAAAAATATTAAGAGTAGAAAGAGGAGAAAAATTAGATAAGGATGGAATAGTTGAATTTCAAGCTAAATATACTGAAAAAGAAACTGGTGAAGAAAAAATTCATCATGAAGTTAGCTATTTTTTAAAAAAAGGAAGAAAATGGTATTATAAAGGATATTTACAAGAATAA